In Zingiber officinale cultivar Zhangliang chromosome 1A, Zo_v1.1, whole genome shotgun sequence, a genomic segment contains:
- the LOC122003298 gene encoding uncharacterized protein LOC122003298 yields MASTKSFHHLLLLLAVALLSFFRRVVAAARRLLSFVSLLELLLHLSFLHCGLRSVTLDIDHASLHIWGPNPHRASRNPALLLIHSFGGNSKWQWDRQIGALSRSFDLYIPDLLFFGRSRSSCADRSVGYQARCVAEAMCLLGVARYSVMGISYGGFVAFRLAEMEAESVERVAILTAGICMSPEQLRVIRRTI; encoded by the exons ATGGCATCCACGAAATCCTTTCACCACCTGCTTCTGCTCCTCGCCGTCGCCCTCCTCTCCTTCTTCCGCCGAGTCGTCGCCGCCGCTCGACGCCTGCTCTCCTTTGTCTCCCTACTCGAGTTGTTGCTCCACCTCTCCTTCCTCCACTGCGGTCTCCGATCCGTCACGCTCGACATCGACCACGCGTCGCTGCACATCTGGGGCCCCAACCCCCACCGCGCTAGCCGGAACCCTGCCCTCCTCCTCATTCACAGCTTCGGCGGCAACTCAAAGTGGCAATGGGACCGCCAGATCGGGGCCCTATCCCGCTCCTTCGATCTCTATATCCCGGACCTCCTCTTCTTCGGCAGATCCCGTTCCTCCTGCGCCGACCGTTCCGTGGGCTACCAGGCGCGGTGCGTCGCGGAGGCGATGTGCCTCCTCGGGGTCGCCCGGTACTCCGTGATGGGGATCAGCTACGGCGGGTTCGTGGCGTTCCGCCTGGCGGAGATGGAGGCGGAGTCGGTGGAGCGCGTGGCTATTCTCACCGCTGGAATCTGCATGTCGCCGGAGCAGTTGAGGGTGAT AAGGCGGACGATCTGA